One segment of Bacteroides caecimuris DNA contains the following:
- a CDS encoding peptidoglycan DD-metalloendopeptidase family protein, with the protein MNFSIIKTGLVAVAAMVSLSSFSQDLIARQAPIDKKLKSVDSLALQKQIRAEQSEYPALSLYPNWNNQYVHAYANAIIPETYTIDLTGFHMPTTSTKITSPFGPRWRRMHNGLDLKVNIGDTIVAAFDGKVRIVKYERRGYGKYVVIRHDNGLETVYGHLSKQLVEENQLVKAGEVIGLGGNTGRSTGSHLHFETRFLGIAINPIYMFDFPKQDIVADTYTFRKAKGVKRAGSHDTQVADGAIRYHKVKSGDTLSRIAKLRGVSVSTLCKLNRIKPTTTLRIGQVLRCS; encoded by the coding sequence ATGAATTTTAGCATTATTAAAACAGGATTGGTCGCTGTTGCGGCTATGGTCAGTCTGAGCTCTTTCTCACAAGACCTGATTGCCCGCCAAGCACCGATAGACAAAAAATTAAAATCAGTAGACTCTTTGGCATTGCAGAAGCAAATTCGTGCCGAACAGTCTGAATATCCCGCCCTAAGTCTTTATCCAAACTGGAATAATCAGTATGTACATGCTTATGCAAATGCTATCATCCCCGAGACGTATACAATTGACTTGACAGGATTTCACATGCCGACCACAAGTACAAAAATAACTTCGCCTTTCGGACCTCGTTGGAGAAGAATGCATAATGGATTGGATTTGAAAGTGAATATAGGTGATACTATTGTAGCTGCTTTTGACGGGAAAGTACGTATCGTAAAATATGAGCGTAGAGGATATGGAAAATATGTCGTTATCCGTCATGATAATGGACTGGAAACTGTGTATGGTCATTTATCAAAACAATTGGTTGAAGAAAATCAATTAGTGAAAGCCGGAGAGGTAATCGGATTGGGTGGTAACACCGGACGTTCTACTGGTTCGCATCTTCATTTCGAAACCCGCTTTCTGGGGATTGCAATTAATCCGATTTATATGTTCGACTTCCCGAAACAAGATATCGTTGCCGATACTTATACGTTCCGCAAGGCAAAAGGTGTGAAGCGTGCTGGTTCTCATGATACTCAAGTGGCTGACGGTGCTATTCGTTATCATAAGGTGAAGAGTGGCGATACGCTGTCCCGCATTGCTAAGTTGCGTGGCGTATCAGTTAGTACACTTTGCAAACTGAACCGTATCAAACCGACTACTACTTTGCGCATCGGACAGGTTTTGCGTTGTTCATAA
- a CDS encoding DUF1599 domain-containing protein, with product MKDTKQQFEHVIALCRDLFSKKLHDYGPAWRILRPASVTDQIFIKANRIRSIETKGVTLIDEGIRAEFIAIVNYGIVGLIQLELGYAESADISNEEAMALYDKYAKEALELMLAKNHDYDEAWRSMRVSSYTDLILMKIYRTKQIESLAGNTLVSEGIDANYMDMINYSVFGLIKIEFER from the coding sequence ATGAAAGATACCAAGCAACAATTTGAACATGTCATCGCTTTGTGCCGTGACTTATTTTCCAAGAAGCTGCACGATTACGGACCTGCATGGCGTATCCTGCGTCCGGCTTCGGTGACTGACCAGATTTTTATTAAAGCCAATCGGATTCGTAGTATTGAAACCAAAGGAGTAACCCTGATTGACGAGGGAATCCGTGCTGAGTTTATTGCGATTGTCAATTATGGCATTGTCGGACTTATCCAGTTGGAACTAGGGTATGCCGAGTCTGCCGACATCAGTAATGAAGAAGCGATGGCTTTGTACGATAAGTATGCAAAAGAGGCATTAGAACTGATGCTTGCCAAGAATCATGATTATGATGAAGCTTGGCGGAGCATGCGTGTCAGCTCTTACACGGACTTGATTCTGATGAAAATCTACCGTACCAAGCAGATTGAGAGCTTGGCCGGCAATACATTGGTGTCAGAAGGTATTGATGCCAATTATATGGATATGATTAATTACTCTGTTTTCGGACTGATTAAGATAGAATTTGAAAGATAA